The Euphorbia lathyris chromosome 4, ddEupLath1.1, whole genome shotgun sequence genomic interval ATGCAGGTGGGagttattcatgaaataatcgGAAACGGAGGCGAGGCCGAAACTTTCTTAATTTGGGGAAAAGACTTATCCTGCCAACAAAGCTTGTCACCATTTATAGTTGCTTTCTCTACTGTTTTAGGTATAAAATCCAGTTTGCTGGTGCCTGCCTTCATAATCTATTACTTGGATGGAAATGATTTGAAGCTGACTTGTGTTATAATGTAGGAAAACTATATCGTAAGAAAAGGTCATGGGATCTATCAGAAAAAGAACTTCAAAAGGCCAAACAGATACTAGCAGACAGCATTACCACTTTTTCTTGCCTAAAGTGCAGACTGATGCTGGAAGTCAATGTTGATATGCAACTTGCTGATTTATATCGAAATCGTATTTTTCTTGAAACAAGGAATGTTTCAATGCAGAGATTATCTCCTGCTGAAAGTTTGTATAAATCATCACTTTACAAGCTGATTCTTCCTGAATGGAGAAACTCTGTAAGTTGTCCTCAAGAAGTTGAGGATAGAAAAAATTGTGCATGTTCTGCCTCAACTCAACCAGATATTGTCGCTTTTGTTCCCACAAAGCCTGAGGCAAATGCAAGAATGAAAGACAGAAAATGCAGACAGACTAAGAATGCTGCGAGATGTTTATTAAAGGAGCAAACTTCAATAACCGAGTGTAACACGAGATTAACTCGTTCTAGATATCGTTCTTCTCAAAGCCAAAGTGCAAACAGTTTTGATGAGGTGCAACTTGGCCTCTCAAAACATTTAAATGGCAATCATGAGTATGGTTCATCTGATACTATCAACAGGGGGAAGTCTGTCTCAGAGATGAGAAGCAAAACAGTCAATCTTGGGTCTGGAGTTGCATGTATTTGCAACAACATGAAGTGCTGGTTTTGTCTCGCTGGGGAAGTTAAACAGTCTGGATCACTTATCAATTTCATACATATGAAATGGGAGCTTCTCAGAAGGCAGCTGTGCCTGAGGGTTTTAAGTGGCAGAGGTATTGCTGCAACTGAATCTTTAACTGCTGTAAATGCTACATTCCATTCTACCTTTGTAAATCTTCTTTTTGGCTTGGTCAGTTTGAGAGGACTAATTTGTGATACcctataaaaatttatatattttactcTTTCCAATTTGACTCACCTGTTAAGCCTTGTTTCTGCCAGTTGATTCTGCTGACATCTGAACTGCACAAAACAATTAGGCATAGGAAAAAATAAAGTAACTTACTGATTGGATTGAAGTTCAATATctcaatttaaaagaaattagcACTTATTTGTATGTATACTTGCAGCTTAGCTTCCATTTTAATTCTGTTCAAAATTTTATGATGTAATTTTCAGGGAAATGTCTCGAACTTCATGGTCAGATCCACGAAGCACATGAAAATATTCTGCACAGTGTCTCTGTTTTAGTCAGCCGGAACCCATTCACTCAAACTGATTCTCCTGTTTCATTCACCTTCTTGCTTGATTTGGTTGGGAGGGAGTTTGCTGGGGATGTATTTGCCATTGAGCGTGCGACTTTACTTTACAATATTTGCTGGTTCTCTTTGAAGAATTACCAGTCCAAAGACAACAGGTATTCTCCCACCATTGACATGCCTGTTAAATCTAGTCTGCATGTTTGTCTTTCATTGCACACAATTCTAGGTCTCTAACGGATTACATGTAGAATTGTAATGGAAACTAATATGtctaaaaaaaagggcggcccggtcgcactacgcgtccccgctgagcgagggtccggggaggggtcccaccacaagggtgtactgggggcaagccttcctttaccaatttatttggcaagaggccgctcctaagaatTGACTATGTTTTCTTTCATGAGAAAATATATACATAGCAATAATTGAATTATCTCATAAGAATTGACTATGTTTTCTTTCATGATTTGTTCTGCACCAGGACCACCTGCTGTGATCTGTCCAGTGTGCAATTAGAAAAAATAGTCTCGTGGTTGATGTTAGCCTTTGTTCTTTGCCGCGAGATTCCTGTACTTTTCCAGAAGGTTAaacttttctttctttcctatAGGACGATATTTCTTTGTAATTAGTTCTACTGTTCTAGTATTTCCCAGCACATATCTTGATTTCatatgttttatatatatacacacacatatACATTCATTGTGATTTTAGATTCCTTGCAAAGAATTTGGTGACTTTATGCGGTGCACTTTACTGAATGCTTAATGTGTTTTAATGAACTTGATGTTGAGATTGTTGTACCTTTAGAGATTGTTCTTTTGATTGATTTGTTGAACAATTCATGTATAGGTTAATTGAAGTTGGTTTTAACATGATAGCTCAATTCCTATTTGGGGTATAAACAGTTTCTTTTGTTTTcatagaaattaaaattaaaacagaTCAATTGAAAGTAGTTTAAGAATATTTTCATTTACTTAGCTGAAATTAGTGAAAAAACAATGAACCAAGTCAAAAAGAAATCCTTTTCATTGGATTGTTAGGGCTAGGCAGGTAGTTGTTTTATATCAATGTAGACTGTCAAAACTTATTAGCGCTTTGATATCTCCAACAATGGAAACAGAATCCTTGGAAATTGATGATATGGATTTGCATTACTGGTGCAGCACGATATGGATACACTGAATTGCTATGACAAATTGCTCCTTCCAAATGGTTCATGAAGTCTGGATTCGGAAACTCATGAGGGTTTAATTGATTTGCTGGATTTATTGGGGGAATTAAATGTAGTTTTACGATCATATTTTAGTCTATCAAAGTATCCCTTTAAACAATTATGATGTATGAGCGTTGAGCATTTCCATACTTGGTTGTGAACTAGATCTTATTGCATTTTGATCTGAAGTGTACTCGCATAAAGTTGTGTTGGATATGATGTTGGGGATGCTGATACAGCTGCGCATTCAGTGTTGAGCTCTTGGCCTTCGGGATAAACTTCAAATATTTGCATGGATTCATGTAGATCTGATTGTGCATCTTGTAGACTCAAAAATCTGTCTCAACTGAATATAGAATTGAATTTCTTGTTTTCTCGAACCTGGCATTTGGATTTTTGATATTTTCTTTTAATCGTCAAATCAACAGGTTTCCAGATTAATTTCTGTTATTTATACTCTTTCTTCCTCAAGTGAGCTTTTTTCTTTGCCATCTCACTGCAAAGTTCTCTCTGAAGGCCACTGGGCTTCATATTTTCATCAGGCTTCCCTTGGTACTCATCTTACATACCAGTTCTTTTCAAGTGCCACTGGAAAATGTAAAGCTGAACACCTTACCGTCGATCAGGTATATTTCGCTTTTTGTTGTTTCACCCTCTTTGGTTTTATGCTCTCTAAAGTAAACAATAGATCTTGGTAGATCTTTCAGGGTGACAGgtaattataattttgattgaatatgatttatttttcattattttttgggttaattttgaGATATTATTGCTTCATTCCATgtctttttaaaaaaacagaGCTGGTATAGCTCAATGAAATTTCAAATCAGTTTAATGTATTGTTATTTCAAGAAAAAAGATTTATGCAACGGTAATGAGTGGAGCAAAGTCAATAGTGGTTTCCTTTGTTGTCTAGAGATGGGGAAACATTGTGAGACAGTTAAGAACAAGGTACGAGGTACTTTTATAGGATGCATTGTACCTTTTGTGTTAGTTTTCCACCAATATATGTAACTCTATTAAAGGGTTGCAGATGGGGGGAAGGTAAAAAGTAGGTTGTATTGTTGAGGAGGGAGATAATATTATAGGCTACTTATTCAAGattttgttctttctttcttaggTATTTTTGTTCTCATATGTGAAAAATTTTAGCTTCCACTTCTGCTTTCATGAAGCTTATTCACGTTCAGTATCTGTAAATTTGTcaacagtactcagtatgctttTTTAGAAAGAACTtgatattttttctttcttttctggGTTATATTCATTCAGTTTCTTGGAGGTGGGAAttacataatttttaaaaggAAGTCTGAAGCATATTCTTTTACATTATCATGTTAAAACAATTATATCTTCATATCAACGGAACACTGTCCTTTCATAGTTTAAGGTTGTACTTTCAGGGCTCAAAGTTGACGAGCTCAACATTGAAAGGTGCAGAATCATGCAGCTTGCCAAGGTTTCAGCCGCCACGTTTTCCTACTCTGAGTTTCTATGATGTAAAACaccttttcattttctttctttttctgatgCAGGCTTGCACCCAAGTCTGTCGAAGATCTGGAACATTTTGTGACAGAATTTTTTTCCAATATTCCTTGCACCACAATCATATGCATAAGTTTGATTGGAGGTTCCTGTGCGGCTTTACTGCAAGAACTACTGTCATATCCTTCACCTGTTCATGCGTGGATGCTGTTATCACGTTTGAGCTTTAAGAGCCAACCTCTTGTGATACTTCTGCCACTGGATTTAATTTCAGAAGGTACTTTGCATAAGATATTAAGTGTTGGAATTACAAGTTTTATATGtccactttatatatatatatatatatatatatatatatatatatatatatatatatgtatttgatGGAGTCCactttatatttttatacataaGCTATGTCGTACTTGATTCAAATTCTCAGAAGTTTCAGAGGAAGAGGCAGCAAACTATGGCTCTGGAGAATTTCCAGAGGGCAATGTGTTGGGTAAAAGTTGGCACTGTCCTTGGAGTTCCGCTTTCATTGATGAAGTTGCTCCTATGTTTAGATTTATACTGGAGGAGAATTACTCATCTTCATCAATCTCTCCTTTGGAGGACacaaaagaaaatagaactTTATGGTGGCTGAGGAGAAAGACTCTGGATTCTCAACTTGGTTATCTGCTGAGGTGGTTGTCTTGACTCAACATAACTTATTGAATGCTTAATATGATACTAAGGTTTCTGTTGAATATCCACATCGGTATATGAGAGAGCTATATGGCTCTTTATAGACGGGAGGCAATCCTTCCCCTGTAAGGTACCTTTCAGGGTGAGTTAGGCCTTTGTTTAGTTTCTAAACACCTcctaattttcatatatatatatatatatatatatatatatatttctatgAGTTATACAAGCTCTTGCCATGATAATGGATAGCATGCTACTATTAACCACACGTCACCATTCGTACTTCAGACCTCATGTCTTGTTCTAAATAATTAAGCTCTTCTAAAGTTTAATATGCTCTTTATTTGTTCTGCTTGTATTCATGGCTCTTAAGCCTGCTATAGCAGGCTAAATATGACATCTTGATACATTTATGTACCTTGATGCTAGCTAGATATGAGATACCTGGTTTTGAGATCTGATTTGCTTGGTGCTTAAGAGATATCATCCCTTCATGATCCAGGAAATTAGAAGACGTGTGGTTCGGTCCTTGGAGGTATGTACTTCTAGGAGAATTATCCAACTTTAAGCATCTAGACTCTGTACAGAAGAAGTTGGTGAGCAATCTGAAATCTAAATGTAAACTGGATGTAAGTGAAAGTATTCTCAAGGTTATTCTTGGAGGAGGAAGGTATGCATTAGATGGAGAAGCATTTATTTTTGACTTACTATTGTCAAGAAAAGGTTGCTTCATTGGTAAAGGTGCATATTCTGAAGAAGAAATGTGTGAGACATTAGTTAAAGAAACTGGAGCTCAAAAACTTTCCGACTTGGCCATCCAACTGATATACGAAGCTGTGAATGAACTTGAAGAGGACTTTGTAAATAGAGAACCTTTAATTCTGGTGCTGGATAGTGAGGTGCAGGTATGCTTCTCCCGAATTTTCTCTTCTATCCTTAATCATATTTGAAAACTTCAACTATTTTGGTTCATATTCTGAGACTTATCTGCTTTTGGTTCAATCGCTCAATATTTTACCTGATTTAGTATAATGTTGTAGATTTCATGTTTAGCAAAGGATAGAGGCTGGAATTGGTTTAGTTGTTTTTTCccgaaaagaaaagaaaaagaaaaaaaccaatCTTAGCATGGTGGATAAGCTTTGAAGTAGGCAGAACTATACTCAGTAGGTGGAATTTCAAATTTTCCATCCTAAACAAACTTAACCATTAACATAGGAAAGGTTTCGCTCAGGATAGGTGGGTTCTCAACGGTTTAGTATGTTGAGGAAAGGTGGATCTGAACAAACTTTGGTTAATAAAGGGAATAGGTGATTCTGAATTTGTGTTTCCTGATGAAGTTTCTCATTCGAAATCTTCTACCTTTTGACCATAAAAGCATTGACTAACAGAATGTTGGATATAAGACTAcagagttgttttttttttttttaaaagttgcgcaatgcgcttacattaaagaagaaagaaaaatccccaccagacccggatgtgattcgaacccatgacctcccaaggcataggtaagctctcaaccactaggctaagagcttcaccacaactACAGAGTTGATTAACAAAACCCAAGGATTCAAAaatgtatttttgaaaatagaGAGATTAAGTAGTGTAATAATTCACACAATCCTAGggagtaataaattatttaccctatatagAGTAACAGGAAACGACCGGTCAGAAGACAAAAGTCAGTAAACAATCTCCCAGACAAGGACTTTAAGCAGATAAATTAGAGGAAAGGAGCCCTGAATTCTGGAATTGTGCTATTGTTGCAACTTGCAAGAGAAATAAGTCTTGTGTTTTTTTTGGAAAGGCAGGATTAGATTTGCCATTCATTTTCCTCCCAATAATTTAGTGTCATCTGAGCTGACCAAACCAATGTCTATATGCAGATGATTCCATGGGAGAATTTGCCTGTACTCAGAAATCAGGAGGTCTATCGAATGCCTTCTGTTGGCAGCATCTTCCTGACACTTGATAGAAGCTGCAAACATCAAGATCAAGTCGGAAACATAGTTGCCGCCTTTCCTCTCATAGATCCCCTAGATGCATTCTACTTGTTAAATCCAAGTGGTGATCTAAGCAGCACGCAAGTTGAGTTCGAGAACTGGTTCAGAGATCAAAACCTTGAGGTAAGTTATCCCTTTTCACCCTTTTGGGCAGGAAAAAGATGACACGTTTTGATGCAAGTACCAAGTATTATGGTagtttctctttccttttcttttgagATTCTGGAGGACTTTTAATTGGATTAAAGCATCTTGAGGCTTTTGAATTTTGCTGTTTTCACACATTGAATCCGCTGATATTTAATTTTGTATTGATCTTGTGATCATTTATAAATGTATAGGTTTATGATCCAGGGGTTAATGTGTATGTTTATAAATGAATGATTAAGGGCTCTCTATGTAAAAATAAAGATGAGGGATTAAATGTGTAAAAACCAGGAAAGTTTTGGAACCTTAGGCTATAAGTTTCTTTGCAATAAGTATATGTGGTGTTAGATCACTTTCATTTACATGTTCTTTGaaatgataaatttttttttattgatacaGGGGAAAGCTGGATCTGCTCCCACAGCTGAAGAACTGTCTTTAGCCTTAAAAAGCCATGACCTTTTCTTATATTTTGGCCATGGAAGTGGTAAACTAtgattgttttttattttcgtaTAAATGATATCGGTTTCCAATATTTCGTTGAGATGATATTGGTCACTTGTTTGCACAGGAGCACAATACATTTCACAGCAAGAAATCCAGAAACTGGAAAACTGTGCTGCTACTCTTCTAATGGGATGCAGTAGTGGTGCCCTGACATTAAATGGAAGTTATATTCCACAAGGTACTCCCCTTTCCTACCTTCTTGCTGGTTCTCCAATCATAATTGCAAACCTTTGGGAGGTGACAGACAAGGATATTGACCGATTCGGGAAGGCAATGCTGGATGCCTGGTTAAAAGAACGATCTTGTGCTTCCATAGATTGCGCTCAATGCAATTCACTAGCAAAAGAATTCGAGGCCATGAACTTGAGGGACCGGAAAGGTAAAAGCAAGAAGAAAGttgaaaagaagaaagaagctGAAAACTGTGCAAGTAGTGATTCGTTAATGAATTTCTGTAATCACAAACCAAAGATTGGATCGTTCATGAGTCGAGCTCGTGAAGCTTGTAGACTTCCCTATTTGATTGGAGCTTCTCCAGTGTGCTATGGAGTTCCCACAGGCATAAGAAAGAAGGATTTGTAGTATTATTCTATTCAAACCCCCAaaattggcttggaggtggcgGGATCCTTCATCAACAGCTTTAATCTATCACATTACTTAGTTAGGCTGCAAGAAAGTTGCAATTCTCTGatataaattttcatttttgtaaATGCACATTGATATTTTGTACTTCTAACGGAACTTGTTACAACTCGATTGCACAATCCATTTAATTATTACAGATATTTAGCTATTCACTTCTCTTTGATTTTTGGTCATTCGACTTCttaaactaaaacttcaaaatcaattagcaTCTTAgactatcaaaatcattaattaggtCCTTGAACTAACCAAAAATTATAAATGAAGTcctcattctaaacaaaaatcatcaattgaggttTCATCGAAAATCAATTgtttgaacagtttcagactcTCTTTCCCAAACCCAGTTTGAACCAATATAGAGATCACAGTttctaattttagaataggatagagaattaattgatgatttttactcaATTTAGGgacttgattgatgattttgatagtttagggtaTTGATTGTGAAGTTTTAGTTTGGGGACCCAAATGAATATAATGCTTTGATTTTTCATTTAAATTTGTTTTCTTAAAAAGTGGAGAAATTTTGAAATTGCAGTCGGTTTTGTATTAATCTGAAATTCAACCATCAATAAATtgtagggttaattataaaaaaaaataccatgtggtttgaccgatttgcgatgtggtacatgtggtacatgtggtattttcttttgcaaacacaacctcGAGGTTGTCACCGTTACCAAATTCGTGGAAGTGGCAGGAATTCCGTCAAGGGTCATGACGTGGCCAAAGGTAGTTTTGTCattacaaaaattgaaaatataaaaggCAGAAAATCGAATTAAAACCCCTAATAAGCCTTGACCTTTGATCTTCTaactcctcttcatcttcttcgtgAAACCAGCCAACACTACGTAACTTCAACCCTATTATAGACATGATTTAGTTCATGTTTCTTATGTAAATTACTATGAGCAAGTAATAGAGTATCAGGACGAAGGATTTACACCGGAGTTTCGCATTACAGAGCATGGTCTTAGCTTCATTTCTGCTTCGCAAGTAGGGAAGTGCAGTGGGCTTACTTGGGTTGACGTGTCAGACAAGGTATGAAAAATCTTCCATGTACAAGTTATCGTTCTGGATTTTGTTGATCGGTTTAGGGTTTTTGTTACTGTTGGTGGATAAATTTCTCGTATTTGTTGATTTGTTGAGCAGCGATTTAAGTTTTTTTTCTCCCTTTTAATTGTTTGCATGTCATGTATGCATGTTATGCTTTTGTGTTTGGATGCTTGGTATCTTTACTGAATTTCTGTACATTTGATTTGTATCAGATTATGACTGATCTTATAACCCTGTTACTTCATTTCGGGGGAAAATGGTTATCGTATGACGATTCTATGGAGTATCTTGGAGGGGATGTGGTAGAGGTTGATGTGGATAAAGACTTGTTGTCGTATTTTCAGCTCTTAGGGTATTATAAAGATCTGGGGTGTAGACATGGATGTCGTATATGGTATCATGTGATTGGTTTGAGTGGCGAGGTCTCTTGTGAAGAGATAATGGATGATAATAATGTAGCCTTCTTATGTGTAGCAAACAATGATCATCCCGAATGAGATATTTATTTTGAAGCCTTTAACCCACCACTTAGTGTGGACATGATTGATGCGGCACCACATGTGAGGTTGTTGTTAGTGATGATAGTACTGATGAGAAAGGGCATAATATAAGTGCTGATAAGGAAGGTGTTGATGATGAGGAAACGGCTAATGAGGAAGGGGCTGATATGATACATGATAATGTAGGGGGTGATGAGGAAGGGTTTATATGATGCATGATAATAGATCAGTTAGTGATGCTGGTGGAGATGATTATGTGAGTGATGATATGTATATGGGATTCACATGGGACTTTGGAGAAGATTTTGAGGAGGATAATGACAGTGATTATATGGAAGGTTGAGAAGACGATGTAGTTACTGTAGGTGATGACGTGTCACTTTACTTTGAAGACTGCTCGTTGTTTGCTGAAGTTGATCCACAATCTGTGCCACACTACGAGCCACAATCTGTGCCACAAACTGATGAACAAGTTGAGTCACAATCTACACCATTGAATGAGCCACAACCTGTACCATTGAATGTGCCACGATCTATTCCATTGAACGAGCCACAATCTACACCAGTGACTGAGCCAGTTACAGAAGAATAACCTCAATCAGGTAATGGATCAACACATTATAGACCTGGAGAAGAGCTGGACGAAGAGCAGCTAAGAGAATTCAATGAACCAGCTCCTAATTTGGATGACGAATTGGAAAGTCTTTATGACTCAGACAATAGGCCTGAGCCAAATGCTCAATATAGGGAGAACAAGAATGTTGAATTAAGTCTCGGTATGAGATTTGTTTCTGCTGATCAGTTAAGGAAAGCTTTAAGATCATGTGCTGTTATTAGAGGGTATTCATATTACTACAAGAAGAACTGCAAAGATGTTGTCGTTGTTGGATGCAAGTTTCCAACTTGTGAATTTTACATTAGGGCATCTAAGGTTGGTGATAGCCTTACCTTTAGGATAAAGGCATTTAAACCAATTCACAGTTGCCCAAGGGAGTATGATAACCACCTGATCACAAGCAAATTCATTGTTGAGAAATATCTAGAGAATTTTAGGGATGATGAAGAATGGAAAGTTAATGTTGTTTAGAGGAAGATTAAAAAAGATTTGGGTTTCAATGTGTCTAAGGACAAGTGTTACAAAGCAAAGAAGGTAGCAAGTGATATTATCCGGGGTAAGGTCAAAGAACAATATCTTCGCCTATACGATTATGCACAGACAATCAAATCAACCAACCCATACATCATAGTGGTTCTTAGGACAGACTTGACACTGGTTCAAGATGAGAATAGAGAAGCTAATGATATCAGTAGCATTCCAAGAGAAATAGTGGTGTTCAAGTACATATACTATAGGCTGACTGCACAAAAGCAATGGTATTTTGCAGGGCTTAGACCATTGATTTGCTTGGATGGTTGTCACTTAAAAAGTTGTATGGGAGGCCACATACTATCTGCAATTTCAAGGGATGGGAATGAAAACATGTTCCCTCTTGCAATTGCTGTGGTTGACTCAGAATGCAAGGAATCATGGTCATGGTTCCTACAAGCATTAGAGGATGATTTTGGGAGTGTGGCAGAAACTGGATGGGTGTTTATGTCTTTCAGCAAAAGGTTAGTATAATTGATAATGTTATTTTGATATGCATCTGTTATTGAAATGTGTTTGTGATTGTGGTTATTATTGTGAATGTGATTGTGGTTATTATTGTGAATGTGGTTGTTATTGGTATGCTATTTTGAGTTGAGTATAAATGTGGTTGCTATTGGTATGCATTTGTAGGGACTAGTTGAATCATTCAGTGAGCTTATGCCCAATGTGGAGCATATGTTTTGTCTTAAACATATgcacaaaaacatgaaattgcGCTTCAAAGGGTAGAGTAcaaagtgttgaaacacctttccacatgattttgatttgacaaaattatttaacaagaattaaatctccatgataaaaatattccaacacattaaatttaaatgttttgatttattcatactaacgtgtttgttcaatgttgagttattcaattcataagacattaagttgAACGGCCCAAAgtcccacaagagaaagtcaagcccaagtcaacggatCAAAGCCTCACAACCCAAGTAGATCAAAACGCAGTTCGTACTGAGTAAAACACAAGCCCAGcaatgagaaggatcgagaagccttcgaccaaaagcttcaagacgaagctgctgagttgagcgacaaaaagtcaggtcagcggctggcctgaataaacttgaagacaaagtatttctactttgggtaaagttcagaagacgcagaaagctgtctggaagactttaccataaatgtgGAGACATTCTGTTTcgtctgacgaaaagctgctgagcactgccgaagacagaagatacaagaatttgattggccAAGGACGCtaagcacgtactgagtgaaagcgacaggaagccgtttccctctaacggttatttcgaaattcgaaattaccggtgcatcaagtgtcactataaataggccactcaaacgcttcattcgatgcagatcttcaatcaagtcgaaacgctgaccaaattgatattcgaagttctgtgagaaaagcaaagcaaaatcttacaccaattccaattctgtgtaaaagtctagagtgatctaaatcatctaaagtgtcttaacaattgttgtttaggacaagaaaacacttatcatttctagaagtatagaaaggagaagctgagtactcggtcatagtacttagcggtagaaataggagtgagtagaggaatagaggaaggtactcttgtatactcagcttgctattgtaaaaggtttgtgctctacctttaaagagctcagtagaggattctaaaaagctcggaaggaattccggggactggacgtaggcggagaggccgaaccaggatacgtctgctgagtaatatctttctaacccttatctccttaaattattgcttgctataacactgcctagttaaacgctaaaaagaacataagctgagttgagtgaactgagaagccgagttcaggaatagacttaagtgctatttcctgactcaaggatagatttagacttagtcacctgttgactaagcttgtatctaaaacttactcagttccactgtgctaaaagacttcgagaaagtctaagttaaaaatta includes:
- the LOC136226314 gene encoding separase isoform X5: MASLTEPDLISKLETSTSTPIFSIFSDYLILFADLRNPNKPKPLNQTQIQTLKRSLAKQFLPFLNRSLSIIPKRLSDLSKLHCHESKATPTLAVQLFDTYRLCIECLELVASELSCELYKMSLHRLRLIYCLEAWGLYKEAENEGFGVLERLRDFDMGEKERKKKGIFGDFLPGPLKIGDTEFAKFLVEVVVAIVKCVALGNSKEGSDYRRVLALVEEVKQWFRVLDANVYEKLHRVLLTYLRKSTLFLVGELINCNGDLVHAFCEISLKEYAESSLKDQMYKFAHQICSTLFLLHDGRLSYIIGILKCVLDFLASKCKVKEQNQGIEFIQLVSYCANKCQTESSILCSSVAEHLNDLAFGFYQAMEPLNMILRLYAIGLAFTDCTVKSRTGDFTSSRSAKDEPAASFLLSDGVIVGNLAPLLGSLKSYFFDVCKDNCLSCRVETPLACTQKSRRVYLLVYFNALKFLCQPLSELVNLEKKQIASANGVASTSALFFSIREVFDQFLDVFLFLYSEWIQPQGLKYILSSLYKLGVYLYRDNQISEASKALKLSCRASWTCTVLLCQMFMNKSNGLTSDVTENGILDFVMETCTRTAFLLDVHVLSKCSSLKLEKIIVRSLENWSIAEDLFRRLPGPVPLVKQWVKIECKRHKNLEVEDKVPGLYHLLTSSQKLSKRTISKILQQELLAYEEMENRFPELCRRMQIEIIDVLLRDAYVTPNCHIERSRILLKKGQALRACGFDGLVDCIQCLSEVISIINGEKCNGGSPTCQQLAVAYGLRALCTQESEPNSKQILQDIKASVNLWLSILVSNDDSIPETTVSFLYNIVDLLAVKGSMEFHYEIYKVITIIYKRKSLPVEKFLSILWESRRLSHALCIAPVYDELLNNFANEFGEQVKSTDFWMQCLNVSLPSLVGFQQNFSYLFTSIPSGSCNHGNSFPLDITVDDVKRIASELISKAPLTSDSVFFAGCLYYDLSEKLIATGYLFEALSYAKEAHRLRTKLLQEKFTYSVKQRIGQHVESEDPTEKLTSGLHNLLVNKSIARELWCSNGNSFDGEVCYLSPWKVLQCYLESTLQVGVIHEIIGNGGEAETFLIWGKDLSCQQSLSPFIVAFSTVLGKLYRKKRSWDLSEKELQKAKQILADSITTFSCLKCRLMLEVNVDMQLADLYRNRIFLETRNVSMQRLSPAESLYKSSLYKLILPEWRNSVSCPQEVEDRKNCACSASTQPDIVAFVPTKPEANARMKDRKCRQTKNAARCLLKEQTSITECNTRLTRSRYRSSQSQSANSFDEVQLGLSKHLNGNHEYGSSDTINRGKSVSEMRSKTVNLGSGVACICNNMKCWFCLAGEVKQSGSLINFIHMKWELLRRQLCLRVLSGRGKCLELHGQIHEAHENILHSVSVLVSRNPFTQTDSPVSFTFLLDLVGREFAGDVFAIERATLLYNICWFSLKNYQSKDNRTTCCDLSSVQLEKIVSWLMLAFVLCREIPVLFQKVSRLISVIYTLSSSSELFSLPSHCKVLSEGHWASYFHQASLGTHLTYQFFSSATGKCKAEHLTVDQGSKLTSSTLKGAESCSLPRLAPKSVEDLEHFVTEFFSNIPCTTIICISLIGGSCAALLQELLSYPSPVHAWMLLSRLSFKSQPLVILLPLDLISEEVSEEEAANYGSGEFPEGNVLGKSWHCPWSSAFIDEVAPMFRFILEENYSSSSISPLEDTKENRTLWWLRRKTLDSQLGYLLRKLEDVWFGPWRYVLLGELSNFKHLDSVQKKLVSNLKSKCKLDVSESILKVILGGGRYALDGEAFIFDLLLSRKGCFIGKGAYSEEEMCETLVKETGAQKLSDLAIQLIYEAVNELEEDFVNREPLILVLDSEVQMIPWENLPVLRNQEVYRMPSVGSIFLTLDRSCKHQDQVGNIVAAFPLIDPLDAFYLLNPSGDLSSTQVEFENWFRDQNLEGKAGSAPTAEELSLALKSHDLFLYFGHGSGAQYISQQEIQKLENCAATLLMGCSSGALTLNGSYIPQGTPLSYLLAGSPIIIANLWEVTDKDIDRFGKAMLDAWLKERSCASIDCAQCNSLAKEFEAMNLRDRKGKSKKKVEKKKEAENCASSDSLMNFCNHKPKIGSFMSRAREACRLPYLIGASPVCYGVPTGIRKKDL